From the genome of Candidatus Eremiobacteraceae bacterium:
GACGGACGAACATTCCCGCGCAGAGGGCGAACGCCGCTCGGGGGATTCTACTGGCTTGCCCGCCTGACGGACAAAGGCCGCGCGTCGGCCGCCGGCACGCTCCACGATTACTACTATCCATGTCCGATCGATCGCGGCATGATGGCGCAGTGGGGCGTGAAGCCTGCGCAATTCGACGCGATGCTCAGCGCGAACGCCGACGACGCTGCCGTTCTCGCGTGGGCGCAGGCGACGATTCCCGAAGCCAAACGCGATGCCGCGAATTCATGGCTGTTGGCGGAGTATATCGAGAACCTCGATCGCCAGGACCGCGAGGAAGGCGTGACCGGCTAGGCGACGAGATCTCCGCAGAGCGTGGAGACGATACCTGTGGAAAGATGGTACTCCGCGCCGACGACCGCGAGTCTGCCTTCGGACCTCGCCGCGGTGACGATCGGCTCCGACTGCTGTAAAGCAGCCGTCACGCTGCGCACGTTTTCTTCGATCGCCGCTTGGAGCAGATCATCTCGGCCTTGCGCGCGCGCGACGCTCGGCCGGATAGCGTCGATGATCGTCGCGATGCGGGACTTGGCCGTCCGTTGATGCACGACCGCGTCCACCGCAGCGGTGACTGCGCCGCAGTTCGAATGGCCTAGCACCATCACGAGCGAGCATCCGAAAGTCTCGACCGCGTATTCGATCGAGCCGATGACGTGATCGTTGAGGATGTTGCCGGCGACACGGATGACGAACAGATCGCCGAGGCTTTGATTGAATACGATC
Proteins encoded in this window:
- a CDS encoding carbonic anhydrase; amino-acid sequence: MYRTVSPADALQRLIDGNRKYAADVAPETMHAHAVKRRHLIAEQRPFATVLGCSDSRVPIEIVFNQSLGDLFVIRVAGNILNDHVIGSIEYAVETFGCSLVMVLGHSNCGAVTAAVDAVVHQRTAKSRIATIIDAIRPSVARAQGRDDLLQAAIEENVRSVTAALQQSEPIVTAARSEGRLAVVGAEYHLSTGIVSTLCGDLVA
- a CDS encoding DUF5069 domain-containing protein; its protein translation is MSTDFRDGRTFPRRGRTPLGGFYWLARLTDKGRASAAGTLHDYYYPCPIDRGMMAQWGVKPAQFDAMLSANADDAAVLAWAQATIPEAKRDAANSWLLAEYIENLDRQDREEGVTG